A single genomic interval of Methanorbis rubei harbors:
- a CDS encoding AAA family ATPase: MIAQHLTRIRIEGFRSIERIEIPLDRINLLIGPNGSGKSNVLSIFELLHAVTLGKLQKFVEESGGAEILFRYGTDRTEKVQITAEFGDSLYEVVLTADETHRCRIYSEQLILAAGEKTLTLKSKDTSETGVFTKVNEHPSCESFRLHLQSWTIYRFQQRCVNHDDEKLTAFLHMLKNIEPDHYHKIVDTVRLVFPQFGDFVFRNDADKPSIYWMDKNSDGYAFPLSALSGGTARFVALAVLLIQPCPPKLILIDEPELGLHPFAVAALADLIKFAGQKSQLIVSTQSVQLLNAFDPETEDAEGCSILIVENHNGATSVTLTTPETLADWIEEYSIGELWQMNILGGNP; this comes from the coding sequence ATGATAGCCCAGCATCTCACAAGAATACGTATTGAGGGCTTTCGCTCGATTGAGAGAATCGAGATACCGCTCGACCGGATAAATCTGTTAATCGGACCGAACGGTTCAGGCAAAAGCAATGTGTTGAGCATCTTCGAGCTCCTGCATGCCGTGACTCTTGGAAAACTCCAGAAGTTTGTTGAAGAGAGCGGAGGGGCTGAGATACTATTTCGCTACGGCACCGACAGGACAGAAAAGGTGCAAATCACCGCAGAGTTCGGCGATAGTTTGTATGAGGTTGTGCTGACAGCAGACGAAACTCATCGCTGCAGAATCTACAGCGAACAGCTGATACTTGCGGCAGGAGAGAAAACGCTGACCCTGAAGTCCAAGGATACTTCAGAGACCGGTGTCTTCACCAAAGTGAACGAACATCCGTCCTGCGAAAGTTTCCGTCTGCATCTCCAGAGCTGGACCATCTACCGATTTCAACAGCGGTGCGTCAATCATGACGATGAAAAATTGACAGCGTTTCTTCATATGCTGAAGAACATCGAACCTGATCATTATCACAAAATCGTTGACACGGTCCGGCTCGTGTTCCCTCAGTTCGGCGACTTTGTGTTCAGGAACGATGCGGACAAACCTTCCATATACTGGATGGACAAAAACTCAGACGGTTACGCGTTTCCTCTGAGTGCTCTGTCGGGAGGGACCGCACGATTCGTTGCCCTTGCGGTTCTTTTGATTCAGCCGTGCCCTCCGAAACTGATCCTCATCGACGAACCTGAACTTGGACTGCATCCGTTTGCGGTTGCGGCACTCGCTGATCTGATCAAGTTCGCAGGCCAGAAGTCCCAGCTCATCGTCTCCACCCAGTCAGTTCAGCTTCTGAATGCATTTGATCCTGAGACCGAGGATGCGGAAGGGTGCAGCATTTTGATTGTGGAAAATCATAACGGTGCAACGTCGGTAACCCTGACGACACCGGAAACTCTTGCTGACTGGATTGAGGAGTACAGTATTGGGGAACTCTGGCAGATGAACATTCTCGGAGGCAATCCGTGA
- a CDS encoding DUF4276 family protein, with the protein MTLLLKIHVEGFTEAAFAAHILRPYFEGMGCSITVVINKTSNAHGVTHRGGLSHYEQFRINTRWLLKNKNAVVTTMIDYYGLPADFPGMENIYDYPTSYERVRYLERMLDENISGEDIPDDNFIPYIQLHEFEALLFSDIAAIDKVLSVGRSSHCRELKDIRRNYEPEDINTRPESAPSKRLKHLYPRYSKTVEGILIAEKIGLADIRRQCPHFNEWLTELERVVAIKGMCAAEQR; encoded by the coding sequence GTGACGCTCCTCCTCAAGATACATGTCGAAGGATTTACCGAAGCCGCATTTGCTGCACATATTCTCCGCCCGTATTTTGAGGGAATGGGATGCAGCATCACGGTTGTCATCAACAAAACCAGCAATGCCCACGGCGTCACCCATCGCGGCGGACTGAGCCATTACGAACAGTTCCGCATCAATACCCGCTGGCTTCTCAAAAACAAAAATGCGGTGGTGACCACGATGATCGACTACTACGGGCTGCCGGCGGACTTTCCCGGGATGGAAAACATCTATGACTACCCAACTTCGTATGAGCGGGTCAGGTACCTGGAACGGATGCTGGATGAGAACATCAGCGGCGAAGACATTCCTGATGACAACTTTATCCCCTACATCCAGCTTCATGAGTTTGAAGCACTCCTGTTCTCCGACATTGCCGCAATCGACAAAGTGCTCTCGGTCGGCAGAAGCTCACACTGCAGAGAGCTTAAAGATATCCGCAGAAATTATGAGCCTGAAGACATCAACACGAGGCCTGAGAGCGCTCCGTCGAAGCGGCTGAAGCATTTGTATCCGAGGTACTCAAAGACGGTTGAAGGAATTTTAATCGCAGAAAAAATCGGGCTTGCAGACATCCGCAGGCAATGCCCTCACTTCAATGAATGGCTCACCGAACTCGAGCGGGTTGTTGCGATCAAAGGCATGTGTGCTGCTGAGCAACGATAA
- the rpoA2 gene encoding DNA-directed RNA polymerase subunit A'', translating to MAPRKKAEEPAAFPAPTFIDEDIPMDPVEESEGRFGDSLEDAVISQYEAGIPELVEEIEIVEEIVDESDEFEDEDDETKSRSRKGKKTVSEIEIPESSVAKMLREWNLPKTLFDQIRIWLEDKTPEEMESVNLDRMKTRVCRLVDEDMPVSTTTELAKILIAKHDSARDVTDEQFEEIVSRINQEYDRTRVQPCEAVGINAAHSIGEPGTQMTMRTFHYAGVAEINVTLGLPRLIEIMDARKEPSTPTMTIFLEGSYREDRDKAREVSWKIEAAPLHEFGDIETDIADMCVVVQINREVCKKRKISVAEILERAPQKIKDKRHYRDFEVEINDKDGILRFLPKNEESYQNLFQLAEHVRQVIVQGIDDIRRVVVRKENDEYILHTEGSNLKDVFEIDGVDCTRTRTNNIAEIAGTLGIEAARSAIIYEAFSTLKEQGISVDLRHIMLVADIMCMDGEVKQIGRHGIAGEKESVLSRASFEVTVNHLLDAAVAHEFDELSGVTENVIVGQPILLGTGDVKLMVRRVDPTKSA from the coding sequence ATGGCGCCAAGAAAGAAGGCAGAAGAGCCGGCTGCATTCCCTGCACCGACCTTTATCGATGAAGACATTCCGATGGATCCGGTTGAAGAAAGTGAGGGTCGGTTCGGCGACTCACTTGAGGACGCAGTAATTAGTCAGTACGAGGCAGGCATCCCTGAGCTGGTTGAGGAGATCGAAATTGTCGAAGAGATCGTGGACGAATCTGACGAGTTCGAGGATGAGGACGACGAGACAAAGTCAAGGTCCAGAAAAGGAAAGAAAACTGTCTCTGAGATCGAGATTCCTGAGAGCAGTGTTGCAAAGATGCTGCGCGAATGGAATCTGCCAAAGACTCTGTTCGATCAGATCCGCATCTGGCTTGAGGACAAGACCCCTGAAGAAATGGAGTCTGTCAACCTTGACCGGATGAAGACCCGTGTCTGTCGTCTGGTTGACGAGGACATGCCGGTCTCAACAACGACTGAGCTTGCAAAAATTCTGATCGCCAAACATGACTCTGCACGTGATGTGACTGACGAGCAGTTTGAGGAGATCGTTTCCCGTATCAATCAGGAGTACGACCGCACCCGTGTGCAGCCGTGCGAAGCTGTGGGAATCAATGCAGCCCACTCGATTGGTGAACCGGGTACCCAGATGACAATGCGTACCTTCCACTATGCTGGTGTCGCTGAAATTAACGTTACGTTAGGTCTCCCGCGTCTTATCGAGATCATGGACGCAAGGAAAGAGCCGTCCACGCCGACCATGACGATCTTCCTTGAGGGAAGTTACCGCGAGGACCGCGACAAGGCACGTGAAGTGTCCTGGAAGATTGAGGCAGCACCTCTGCATGAGTTCGGTGATATCGAGACTGATATTGCGGATATGTGTGTAGTTGTACAGATCAACCGCGAGGTGTGCAAGAAGAGAAAGATCTCGGTTGCCGAGATTTTAGAGCGTGCCCCGCAGAAAATCAAGGACAAGCGCCACTACCGCGACTTTGAGGTCGAGATCAATGACAAGGACGGTATTCTCCGGTTCCTGCCAAAGAACGAGGAGTCATACCAGAATCTGTTCCAGCTGGCAGAGCATGTCCGTCAGGTAATCGTGCAGGGTATTGATGATATCCGCCGTGTTGTGGTCAGAAAGGAGAATGATGAGTACATTCTCCACACGGAAGGCTCGAACCTGAAGGATGTCTTTGAGATTGATGGTGTTGACTGCACCAGAACGAGAACCAACAACATCGCTGAAATTGCCGGAACTCTGGGTATTGAGGCAGCACGGTCTGCTATCATCTACGAGGCGTTTTCTACGCTGAAGGAACAGGGTATCTCGGTCGATCTTCGTCACATCATGCTGGTCGCAGACATTATGTGTATGGACGGCGAGGTCAAACAGATTGGTCGTCATGGTATTGCCGGCGAGAAGGAGTCGGTCCTCTCCCGTGCATCCTTTGAAGTGACGGTCAATCACCTGCTGGATGCCGCGGTCGCTCACGAGTTCGATGAGCTGTCCGGTGTTACCGAGAACGTTATCGTCGGTCAGCCGATTCTGCTCGGTACTGGCGACGTGAAGCTGATGGTCCGCCGGGTTGACCCGACGAAATCAGCATAA
- a CDS encoding DNA-directed RNA polymerase subunit A': MTSPKRIGKIEFGLLSPKAIRDMSVCKVIWPDTYDDDGFPYPKGLMDPSLGVIDPGLRCKTCGQKQGDCPGHFGHIDLAKPVIHVGYTRLIRKLLRVTCRECGRLLLDKEEIERFSALEDDPYSAETIGEKDIKKERVCPYCGDQQFKINFEKPTSFVEIVTETGEDGKVHKTEHKLTSADIRERLEKITDDDLRLLGIDPTVARPEWTILTVLPVPPVTVRPSIILENGQRSEDDLTHKLVDIIRINQRFKENQDAGAPQLIIEDLWELLQYHVTTYLDNEVAGCPPARHRSGRPLKTLSQRLKGKDGRFRGSLSGKRVNFSSRTVISPDPNLSIGEVGVPLAIANEMSVPVRVTKQNIEDIRSMIRIGPNRPTLRDPCGANYVNRPDGRRIRLISGVEGNCDTVAEMIEPGWKIDRQLRDGDIVLFNRQPSLHRMSIMSHHIKVMNGRTFRLNPAVCPPYNADFDGDEMNLHVPQTEEARAEAELLVAVQENILSPRFGGPIIGGLHDHISGIFLLTNQVKWYTKSQFLYLLKYTPMEHLPEPGMIGDDGTPYWSNKQAFSVILPTDVNMFYKATCCRNCDPCTKDTHCPNDAYVRIVDGQLLTGTIDKKSVGAMDGAILNRIIRLHGMKRAREYIDDLTKLSIRAIMINGFSYGINDTDLGKEEYKQIRDVLDKAESDVAQRISIYEQGHLEPMPGRTQEETLEMQVMKELGKARDRTGEIASRHLGFENSAVVMAVSGARGSMLNMAQMAGCIGQQAVRGERIVRGYEDRTLPHFKRGDKGSDAHGFVRNSYKSGLTPTEFFFHAIGGREGLVDTAVRTSQSGYLQRRMINALQDLKVAYDGTVRSTGGKIIQFKYGEDGTDPAKSASGLPVDVKGIAESVLKEAV, translated from the coding sequence ATGACCAGCCCAAAGAGAATCGGAAAGATTGAGTTCGGTCTGCTCTCCCCAAAAGCGATCCGCGACATGAGTGTCTGCAAGGTCATCTGGCCTGACACCTACGACGACGATGGTTTCCCGTACCCGAAAGGTCTGATGGACCCAAGCCTTGGTGTTATCGACCCAGGTCTCCGCTGCAAAACATGCGGTCAGAAGCAGGGCGACTGCCCCGGCCACTTTGGCCACATTGATCTCGCAAAGCCGGTTATTCACGTCGGCTACACAAGACTCATCAGAAAACTTTTGCGTGTAACCTGCCGCGAATGCGGTCGTCTCCTTCTTGACAAGGAGGAGATCGAGCGGTTCAGTGCACTCGAAGACGATCCCTACTCTGCCGAAACCATCGGTGAGAAGGATATCAAAAAGGAACGCGTCTGCCCGTACTGCGGTGACCAGCAGTTCAAGATTAACTTCGAGAAGCCGACAAGCTTTGTCGAAATTGTCACCGAGACCGGTGAGGACGGCAAGGTTCACAAGACCGAGCACAAACTCACCTCTGCTGATATCCGCGAGCGTCTGGAAAAGATAACAGACGACGACCTTCGTCTTCTTGGTATCGACCCGACCGTTGCACGGCCCGAATGGACGATCCTTACTGTCCTTCCGGTTCCGCCGGTAACGGTGCGCCCGTCGATTATTCTTGAGAATGGTCAGCGGTCTGAAGATGACCTGACCCACAAGCTTGTTGATATCATCAGAATCAACCAGCGGTTCAAGGAAAACCAGGATGCAGGTGCTCCGCAGCTCATCATCGAAGATCTGTGGGAACTTCTGCAGTACCATGTCACGACATATCTCGACAACGAAGTTGCCGGATGTCCGCCTGCCCGCCACCGGTCGGGACGTCCCTTAAAGACGCTCTCCCAGAGACTGAAAGGAAAGGATGGCAGATTCCGTGGCTCACTGTCCGGTAAACGTGTCAACTTCTCCTCACGTACGGTTATCTCGCCTGACCCGAACCTCTCCATCGGTGAGGTCGGTGTCCCGCTTGCAATCGCAAACGAGATGTCTGTTCCGGTCCGCGTAACCAAACAGAACATCGAGGATATCAGGTCCATGATTCGGATCGGTCCAAACCGCCCGACCCTTCGTGACCCCTGCGGTGCAAACTATGTCAACCGTCCTGACGGCAGACGTATCCGTCTGATCTCAGGAGTTGAAGGCAACTGTGACACCGTTGCAGAAATGATTGAGCCGGGATGGAAGATCGACCGCCAGCTTCGTGACGGCGATATCGTTCTCTTTAACCGTCAGCCCTCTCTGCACAGAATGTCCATCATGTCCCATCACATCAAAGTGATGAACGGCAGAACCTTCCGCTTAAACCCGGCAGTGTGTCCTCCGTACAACGCAGACTTTGATGGTGACGAAATGAACCTGCATGTTCCGCAGACCGAAGAGGCCCGTGCGGAAGCAGAGCTTCTCGTTGCAGTTCAGGAAAACATTCTCTCTCCAAGATTCGGCGGCCCGATTATCGGCGGTCTTCACGACCACATCTCCGGTATCTTCCTCCTCACCAATCAGGTGAAATGGTACACCAAATCCCAGTTCCTCTATCTCCTGAAGTACACTCCTATGGAACACCTTCCGGAGCCCGGAATGATTGGTGACGACGGAACCCCGTACTGGAGCAACAAGCAGGCATTCTCAGTAATTCTGCCAACCGACGTCAACATGTTCTACAAGGCAACCTGTTGCCGTAACTGTGACCCCTGTACCAAGGACACCCACTGTCCGAATGATGCATACGTCAGAATTGTGGATGGTCAGCTGCTTACCGGAACGATTGACAAGAAATCTGTCGGAGCAATGGACGGTGCGATTTTGAACCGTATCATCCGTCTGCACGGTATGAAGCGTGCCCGCGAGTACATTGACGACTTAACCAAACTGTCGATTCGTGCAATCATGATCAACGGTTTCTCGTATGGTATCAATGATACCGATCTCGGTAAAGAGGAGTATAAGCAGATCCGTGATGTGCTTGACAAGGCAGAGTCTGACGTGGCCCAGCGTATCAGCATCTATGAACAGGGACATCTCGAGCCGATGCCGGGAAGAACCCAGGAAGAGACGCTTGAAATGCAAGTGATGAAGGAACTCGGTAAGGCTCGTGACCGTACCGGAGAAATTGCATCCCGTCACTTAGGTTTTGAAAACTCTGCAGTGGTAATGGCAGTATCTGGTGCCCGTGGTTCTATGCTGAACATGGCACAGATGGCCGGTTGTATCGGTCAGCAGGCAGTGCGTGGTGAGCGTATCGTTCGTGGTTACGAGGACCGCACCCTGCCGCACTTCAAGCGCGGCGACAAGGGATCAGATGCACACGGATTCGTCCGCAACTCCTACAAGTCAGGTTTAACTCCGACCGAGTTCTTCTTCCATGCAATCGGAGGTCGTGAAGGTCTTGTAGATACTGCAGTCCGTACTTCGCAGTCCGGTTACCTGCAGCGTCGTATGATCAATGCTCTTCAGGATCTGAAGGTCGCGTACGATGGAACTGTCCGCAGTACCGGAGGCAAGATCATTCAATTCAAGTATGGTGAGGATGGAACCGACCCGGCAAAGTCCGCATCTGGTCTGCCGGTTGATGTCAAGGGTATTGCTGAGTCAGTGTTAAAGGAGGCAGTGTAA
- a CDS encoding DNA-directed RNA polymerase subunit B' → MEKKMARVFVDGALFGKVDDAVDFTRNFRQMRRNGQVPTEVNISYKDYSNEIVINTDRGRARRPLIVVENGQPSVTPDDIERVRSGEYEFMSLVAQGKIEFIDAEEEDDLYIGVYEDDLTPDHTHLEIDPSLILGIGAAHVPFPEHNASPRVTMGAGMIKQALGFAQANMKLRPDTRGHMLHYAQVPMVHTQAAELIGSDTRPQGQNFCVAIISYEGYNIEDALIFNKASVERGLGRSHFFRTYEGEERRYPGGQVDRIEVPEDDVQGSHGPGSYANLDTDGIINPETRVMEKDVLIGKTSPPRFLEEPTGELIAVEKRRDTSITMRSNETGIVDTVIVTESENSSRLVKVRTRDLRVPEIGDKFASRHGQKGVCGLITPQENMPFTEAGIAPDLVINPHAVPSRMTIGHMLEMIGGKTGALMGTRVNATSFRKKPVEQIFDSPFAQQRLLNDKHIGKEVTNDTITREQLLRRELAQAGFAHNGREIMYDGITGRRFQADIYMGVIYYQKLYHMVSTKMHARSRGPVQVLTRQPTEGRAREGGLRFGEMERDVMIGHGAAMALKERLLDESDAVKQYVCARCGMVAMYDAKQKATRCLACGAETDIYEVEMSYAFKLLLDEMKSMGIAPRLKLEDMV, encoded by the coding sequence ATGGAAAAGAAAATGGCAAGAGTGTTCGTTGACGGTGCTCTGTTCGGCAAAGTCGACGACGCAGTTGATTTCACCAGAAACTTCCGTCAGATGCGCCGGAACGGTCAGGTTCCGACCGAAGTCAACATCTCCTACAAAGATTACAGCAACGAAATCGTCATCAACACCGACCGCGGACGGGCTCGCCGCCCGCTGATTGTGGTTGAAAACGGTCAACCGTCCGTTACTCCCGACGACATCGAGAGAGTGCGCAGCGGCGAGTACGAATTCATGAGTCTCGTTGCTCAGGGAAAGATCGAGTTCATCGACGCTGAAGAAGAGGACGACCTCTACATCGGCGTCTATGAAGACGACCTTACCCCTGACCACACTCACCTTGAGATCGACCCGTCTCTGATTCTTGGTATCGGAGCAGCACACGTTCCGTTCCCGGAACACAATGCATCTCCGCGTGTTACCATGGGTGCAGGTATGATCAAACAGGCTCTCGGCTTTGCCCAGGCAAACATGAAGCTGCGTCCCGACACCCGCGGTCACATGCTTCACTATGCCCAGGTCCCTATGGTCCACACCCAGGCTGCAGAGCTTATCGGTTCTGACACCCGCCCGCAGGGACAGAACTTCTGTGTCGCCATCATCTCCTACGAAGGCTACAACATTGAAGATGCACTCATCTTCAACAAAGCATCAGTCGAGCGCGGTCTTGGCCGTTCCCACTTCTTCAGAACCTATGAAGGAGAAGAGCGCCGTTACCCGGGAGGACAGGTTGACAGAATCGAAGTCCCCGAAGATGATGTTCAGGGTTCTCACGGACCCGGCTCCTATGCAAACCTTGACACTGACGGTATCATCAACCCTGAAACCCGCGTCATGGAAAAGGATGTTCTGATCGGCAAGACCTCGCCACCGAGATTCCTTGAGGAACCGACCGGTGAACTCATTGCCGTTGAAAAGCGTCGCGACACCTCCATCACCATGCGCAGCAACGAGACCGGTATCGTTGACACCGTTATTGTCACCGAGTCCGAGAACTCCTCGCGCCTTGTCAAGGTCCGTACCCGTGACCTTCGTGTCCCTGAAATCGGCGACAAGTTCGCATCCCGTCACGGACAGAAAGGTGTCTGCGGTCTGATCACTCCGCAGGAGAACATGCCCTTCACCGAAGCAGGTATTGCTCCTGACCTTGTTATCAACCCACACGCAGTTCCGTCCCGTATGACGATTGGCCACATGCTGGAGATGATCGGCGGCAAGACCGGTGCCCTCATGGGAACCCGCGTCAACGCAACTTCGTTCCGTAAAAAACCGGTTGAGCAGATCTTTGACAGCCCGTTTGCACAGCAGAGACTGCTCAATGACAAACATATCGGAAAAGAGGTTACCAACGACACTATCACTCGTGAACAGCTGCTCCGTCGCGAACTTGCACAGGCAGGATTTGCCCACAACGGCAGAGAGATCATGTATGATGGTATCACCGGCCGCAGATTCCAGGCTGACATCTACATGGGTGTCATCTATTATCAGAAACTCTACCACATGGTATCCACCAAGATGCATGCACGGTCCCGCGGACCTGTGCAGGTTCTGACCCGTCAGCCGACCGAAGGACGTGCCCGTGAGGGAGGTCTTCGTTTCGGAGAAATGGAGCGTGATGTCATGATCGGACACGGAGCAGCAATGGCCTTAAAGGAACGCCTGCTTGACGAGTCCGACGCAGTGAAGCAGTACGTCTGCGCACGCTGCGGAATGGTTGCAATGTATGATGCAAAGCAGAAGGCAACCCGTTGTCTTGCCTGCGGTGCAGAGACCGACATCTACGAAGTCGAGATGAGCTACGCATTCAAGCTGCTGCTTGATGAAATGAAGAGTATGGGAATTGCGCCCAGACTGAAACTGGAGGATATGGTGTAA
- a CDS encoding DNA-directed RNA polymerase subunit B'', with the protein MIDRSVLSGAYFSQEHVARHQLDSFNNFVQYNLQKVVNEQRLVETEIVNRGKNQEPVWVELGEIRVEKPIVREADGSQSKLYPTEARLRNLTYAAPMVLTMTLHQGDKVFDPQETTIGQLPVMIGSKVCNLCGLTTEERTEQGEDPSDPGGYFIVNGTERVLMTLEDLASNKIMTEYTERYNEQIHVSKVFSQFRGYRALVVVEKNKKNLLDVSFPSVAGHLRFADLMRALGLETDEDVVSAVSRSEDVLTYMMQNLEESECANSEEGIMYVGKKLAPNQTKDYQRKRAEFVLDSYLLPHLNYLIPSHLKPGDEGYEVYAKDVRVAKAEFLGRMAEACFDLALNKRRIDDKDHYSNKRLKLAGDLMEDLFRISLNRLTRDVKYQLERASMRHRELAIGTVVRADVLTERLIHPLATGNWVGGRTGVSQLMDRVDHMSVISHLRRVISPLSRSQPHFEARDLHPTQWGRICPSETPEGPNCGLVKNFAQLVEISKGIEDEEEMMRIIRGMDIEPIRSE; encoded by the coding sequence TTGATTGATAGAAGCGTACTTTCCGGAGCATACTTTTCCCAGGAACACGTCGCCCGTCACCAGCTTGACTCATTCAACAACTTCGTGCAGTACAACCTGCAGAAAGTCGTCAATGAGCAGCGCCTTGTTGAGACGGAGATCGTAAACCGGGGAAAGAACCAGGAACCCGTATGGGTTGAACTCGGAGAAATCCGTGTCGAAAAACCGATCGTCCGTGAAGCGGACGGATCACAGAGCAAATTATACCCGACCGAAGCACGTCTGCGTAACCTTACTTACGCAGCACCGATGGTCCTTACCATGACACTCCATCAGGGCGACAAAGTCTTCGACCCGCAGGAGACGACCATTGGTCAGCTTCCGGTTATGATCGGATCCAAAGTCTGCAACCTCTGCGGACTCACAACCGAAGAAAGAACCGAACAGGGCGAAGATCCAAGCGACCCCGGAGGATATTTCATCGTCAACGGTACTGAACGCGTACTCATGACCCTTGAGGACCTTGCCTCAAACAAGATCATGACCGAGTACACCGAGAGATACAACGAGCAGATCCATGTATCCAAAGTGTTCTCTCAGTTCCGTGGCTACCGCGCACTCGTCGTCGTCGAGAAAAATAAAAAGAATCTCCTCGACGTCAGCTTCCCGTCCGTTGCCGGCCACCTCCGTTTCGCAGACCTGATGCGTGCATTAGGTCTTGAGACTGATGAAGACGTCGTCTCCGCAGTCTCACGCTCGGAAGATGTTTTAACCTATATGATGCAGAACCTCGAAGAGTCCGAATGTGCGAACTCCGAAGAAGGCATCATGTACGTCGGTAAAAAACTCGCACCGAACCAGACCAAAGACTATCAGAGAAAACGTGCCGAGTTCGTGCTTGACAGCTACCTGCTGCCGCACTTAAACTACCTCATCCCGTCCCACTTAAAACCCGGAGACGAAGGCTACGAAGTCTATGCAAAAGACGTCCGCGTCGCAAAAGCAGAGTTCCTTGGAAGAATGGCAGAAGCCTGTTTCGATCTCGCCTTAAACAAAAGGAGAATCGACGACAAAGACCACTACTCCAACAAACGCCTGAAGCTTGCCGGTGACTTAATGGAAGACCTCTTCCGTATCTCCCTCAACAGACTCACGCGCGACGTCAAATACCAGCTTGAGCGTGCCAGCATGCGTCACAGAGAACTTGCAATTGGAACGGTTGTTCGTGCAGACGTCTTAACCGAACGGCTCATCCACCCGCTTGCAACCGGAAACTGGGTCGGCGGCCGTACCGGAGTATCCCAGCTGATGGACCGTGTTGACCACATGTCCGTCATCTCCCACCTGCGCCGTGTCATCTCTCCGCTGTCCAGATCCCAGCCTCACTTCGAGGCCCGTGATCTGCACCCAACCCAGTGGGGAAGAATCTGTCCGTCCGAGACACCGGAAGGACCAAACTGTGGTCTGGTGAAAAACTTCGCCCAGCTTGTTGAGATCAGCAAAGGAATTGAAGACGAAGAAGAAATGATGCGCATTATCCGCGGCATGGACATCGAACCAATCCGGAGTGAGTAA
- a CDS encoding DNA-directed RNA polymerase subunit H produces MTRLNVLLHEMVPDHQIMTPEEVSQLLTDYDITEEHLPKMYHDDPAAKACGAKPGMVIRITRKSQTAGEATSYRLVVRRPKK; encoded by the coding sequence ATGACACGACTAAACGTACTACTCCATGAGATGGTTCCCGATCACCAGATCATGACCCCGGAAGAGGTCTCCCAACTTCTTACCGACTATGACATCACCGAAGAGCACCTTCCAAAAATGTATCATGACGATCCTGCTGCCAAAGCATGCGGAGCAAAACCAGGAATGGTTATTCGCATCACGCGCAAAAGTCAGACAGCAGGTGAAGCTACCTCCTACCGCCTCGTAGTCAGACGGCCGAAAAAATAA
- a CDS encoding phosphate-starvation-inducible PsiE family protein, producing MIEDLDPFPRIRTFLTKGCGIITICIYVTIAILLVVAAIIGVIETAGLVGLAIAQPSQHSLTGILQAILLIIVIATLVDMVASYIRAGRVLIRPILIAGITTMVRRLLVSNLTFIDIIGTTIMILGLTVALIYVGRDEQEMMEHLKELKSAEDQ from the coding sequence ATGATTGAAGATTTGGATCCATTTCCCCGCATACGCACATTCCTGACAAAGGGCTGCGGCATTATCACTATCTGTATTTATGTGACGATTGCGATTCTGCTGGTGGTTGCGGCAATTATTGGTGTTATTGAGACTGCGGGTCTTGTGGGGCTGGCGATAGCCCAGCCGTCGCAGCATTCGCTGACCGGTATTTTGCAGGCAATTCTCTTGATCATTGTGATTGCGACGCTTGTGGATATGGTTGCGTCGTATATCCGTGCAGGCCGTGTTCTTATCCGTCCGATTCTGATTGCAGGTATTACGACGATGGTGCGGAGGCTGCTGGTGAGCAATCTGACGTTTATTGATATTATCGGGACGACGATTATGATTCTTGGTCTGACGGTTGCGCTGATTTATGTGGGCCGTGATGAGCAGGAGATGATGGAGCATCTTAAGGAGCTGAAGAGCGCAGAGGATCAGTGA